The Burkholderia latens genome segment ACCCGCCGCCGCCTGATCCTGGGCTCGACACTCGCGAGCCTGAGCCTGGCCGATCTAGGCTTCAGCGCGCTCGCGAATGCGCAGCCGGCGCCCGCCGCATCGACATCGAAGGGCGCGGCCGGCGCCGCGTCGCTCGGCAAGATCCACCAGATCGACGCGGGTGTGCTGAACGTCGGGTATGCGGATCTCGGCCCGAAGAACGGCCCGGTCGTGTTCCTGCTGCACGGCTGGCCGTACGACATCTACAGCTACGCCGACGTCGCGCCGCTGCTGACGGCGGCCGGCTATCGCGTGATCGTCCCGTACCTGCGCGGTTACGGTTCGACGACGTTCCGCTCCGCCGACACGGTGCGCAACGGCCAGCAGGCCGTGACGGCCGTCGACATCGTCGCGCTGATGGATGCGCTGAAGATCGACAGCGCGGTGTTCGGCGGCTACGACTGGGGCGCGCGCACGGCCGACGTCATCGCGGCGCTGTGGCCGCAGCGCGTCAAGGCGCTGGTGTCGGTGAGCGGCTACCTGATCGGCAGCCAGGCGGCGAACGCCAAGCCGTTGCCGCCGCAGGCCGAATTGCAGTGGTGGTATCAGTTCTACTTCGCGACGGAGCGCGGCGCAATCGGTTACGCGGAGAATCGCGATGCATTCAACAAGCTGATCTGGCAGCTCGCGTCGCCGAAGTGGCAGTTCTCCGACGAAACGTTCGCGCGCAGCGCCGCATCGTTCCAGAATCCCGATCACGTTGCGGTCGTGATTCACAACTACCGCTGGCGCCTCGGCCTCGCGAAGGGCGAAGCGCAATACGACGACATCGAGCGGCGTCTTGCGGCCGGTCCGGTAATCACCGTGCCGACGATCACGATGGAAGGCGACGCGAACGGCGCGCCGCACCCGCAACCAGCCGCGTATGCGAAGAAGTTCACGGGCAAGTACCAGCACCGGACGATCACCGGCGGCATCGGCCACAACCTGCCGCAGGAAGCGCCGCAGGCGTTCGCCGACGCGATCCTGCAAGTGGAGCATCTGTGATGCGCGCGGATACTCACGTTTTGCGCGCCGGCGGCGCGCGCCGTGTGCTGATCGCGGGCGTGCTGCTCGCCGGCGCGCTGGCGGCAAGCGGCCCGGCCGCGCTGGCCGAGCAGCCGAAGCCGGCCGCGTCGCCGATCTACGGCGTGACGATTCCGCCCGGTTACCGGAAGTGGGAAATGGTCGCGCCGGCCGAGGAGGCGGCGCCGCTCGACGAGTTGCGCGTGGTGCTCGGCAATCCCGTCGCGATTCGAGCGCTCGAACAGTCGACGCTGCCGTTTCCGGACGGCACGATCCTCGTGAAGCTCGCGTACAAGCGCAAGCAGTCGGACGAATTCCCGCCGGCGACGGTGCCGGGCCAGGCGACGACCGTGCAGGTGATGGTGAAGGATTCGCGGCGCTATGCGTCGACGGGCGGCTGGGGTTTCGGGCGCTTCATCAACGGCGTGCCGGCCGATATCGGCCAGCACCAGACGTGCTTCGCCTGTCATCAGGCGCGCGTGAAGAATCACGATTATGTGTTCACGCGGCTCGCGCCTTGACGTGACCTGACGAAGCGGTTCGACGGACAGGCGTGCCGACGGCGGCACGCCTTTTTTGCGTTGAGCGGCAGGTGCGGCGATCGGCGCGTGTGTATCGCACTGTATCGGGAGCCGTTGCGGAAACATCGGCTTGCACAGCACCCCGGTTCCGGAAACATGCCGGATACGTGAGCGGGTTCTACTGTCGACATGCAGCAAACGTTCGGTGCCATACGTTCGCACCGGACGCCGAATGATCGATATCCCCCACTTCCGCCAAGGAGAACTGTCATGAAAGCCGCTCGAATCCTCGCAGTTGCCGTACTCGCCGCGATCCCCGCTTTGTCGTTTGCCGATACCGGCCATGGTCTCACGCGTGCCGACGTGCGCGCCGATCTCGTCCGGCTCGAGAAGGCCGGCTACAGCCCGGCCGGCAGCGAAGCGCATTACCCGGACGACATCGCCGCTGCGGAGAGCGCTGTCGCGGCCGCCGAGCAGGTCGCCCGTTCCGACCAGAACGGCCCGTCGAAGTCGCAGGGCGACAACGTCGCCGCCGTCGCGCCGGCCGCCCGCTTCGCCGCGGCGGGACCGCGCGCCGCGCACAACGTACGCAGCACACGCACGGATGCCGACGATCTGTACGCGCATTCGTAATCCGCGGCCGCGCATGCGTTACGCAGCGCGGCGCGATCTGCAACATTCCAGATGATCAACAACACGACAGACAGGAGCATGACGATGGTCGGTTTGACGAAACGGGTTCTGGTGTCCGCGGCGGTGCTCGGCGGGCTGTTCGGTGCGATGACGGCGCAGGCGGCGCCGAAGGACGATCTGAAAGGCACGAACGTCGTACTCGTGCACGGCGCGTTCGCGGACGGGTCGAGCTGGAATCGCGTCATTCCGCTGCTCGAGGCGCGTGGGCTGCATGTGGTCGCGGTGCAGAATCCGCTGAGCTCGCTCGCCGACGATGCGGCCGCGACGAAACGTGCGATCGACGCGCAGACGGGCCCTGTCGTGCTGGTCGGCCACTCGTGGGCCGGCGTCGTGATCAGCGACGCGGGCAATGACGACAAGGTGAAGTCGCTCGTCTACGTCGCCGCGTTCGCGCCGGACAACGGCCAGTCGATTGCCGACGTGACGCAGGGGTTGCCGGCGCCTGCATGGGCCGGCGAGCTGCGCAAGGACGCCGGCGGCTTCACGACGCTGTCGGACAACGCGATCGCGCACGATTTCGCACCTGACTTGCCGCCCGCGCAGCAGCGCGTCGTCGCGGCGACGCAAGGACCGTGGTACGGCGGCTGCATTTCGGAGAAGGTGACGCAGGCCGCATGGCACGTGAAGCCGTCGTCGTTCGTCGTCGCGACGCAGGATCGGATGATCGATCCTAAACTGCAGGATGCGATGGCGAAGCGGATCGGTGCGACGGTCACGCGCGTGAACGGCAGCCACGTCGCGATGCTGAGCCAGCCGAAGGCCGTGGCCGACGCGATCATCGCGGCAGCGGAACGTGCGAAGCACGATGCGCAGTGAGTGAAGGCGGCGCCACGCCGCGACGAAGCGTGGCGCCGCGAGTGATGGTGATGTCCTTGCACGAGGAGAAGTCATGACGCAGCAGCTGTGGAAATTGTCGGCGACCGAGATCGCGAAGCGGGTGCGGCAACGTGAAGTGTCGGCGCGGGAAGTGGCGGATGCGGCGCTGGCCCGTCTCGACGCGGTGAATCCGGCGATCAACGCGGTGGTCGAGCATCGCCCCGACGACGTGCGCCGGCAGGCCGATGAAGTCGATCGCGCGATCGCGCGCGGCGACGATCCAGGCCCCCTGGCCGGTGTGCCGGTGACCGTGAAGATCAACGTCGACGTCGCGGCATTCGCGACGACCAACGGCACGCGGTTGCAGGAACACCTGATCGCGAACGCCGACAGCCCGTCCGTCTCGAACCTCAGAAAAGCCGGTGCGGTGCTGCTCGGCCGCAGCAATTCGCCGACGTTCGCGCTGCGCTGGTTCACGTCGAATCTCGTGCACGGTCATACGTACAATCCGCGCAACCGCTCGCTGACGCCGGGCGGGTCGAGCGGCGGCGCGGCGGCCGCGGTGGCGGCCGGGATCGGTGCGCTCGCGCTCGGCACGGACATCGGCGGCTCGGTGCGCTACCCGGCCTATGCGTGCGGCGTGCACGGCATCCGCCCGTCGCTCGGGCGTGTGCCGGCGTTCAATGCATCGTCGCCGGAGCGCGCGATCGGCGCGCAACTGATGTCGACGACGGGGCCGATCGCGCGCACGATCGACGATCTCGCGCTCGCGCTGCGCGCGCTCGCCGCGCCGGACCTGCGCGATCCGTGGTACGTGCCGGTGCCGATCGACGGACGCGACGTGGCGAGGCGTGCGGCGCTGTGCGTGCGGCCGGGCGGCCTGCAGGTCGCGCCCGAAGTCGAGGCTGCGTTGCGCGATGCCGCACGCCGGCTCGTCGATGCCGGGTGGACCGTCGATGAAATCGACGACACGCCGCCGATGCGCGAGGCCGCGCTGTTGCAGGAGCAACTCTGGCTCGGCGACGGATTCGACGCGCTGGCGAACGCGGTCGCGAGCGACGGCGATCCAGGCGCGGCCGCGGTGATCGCCGGTGTGCGCGGCAAGGTGCGCGATCTGCCGGCCGACGTGATCAGCCGCGCGCTCGTGCAGCGCACGACGCTGACGCGGCAGTGGCGGCTATTCCTCGACGAATACGCGGTGTTGCTGTTGCCCGTGTCGTCGGAACTGCCATTCGCCGACGATCTCGATCGGCAAGGGCCGGAAGGTTTCGCGCGGGTATGGGAAGCACAATTGACGCTGCGTGCTCTGCCGGCGATGGGACTGCCGGGGCTGGCGGTGACGACGGGAAGCGTCGGCGACGTGCCGGTCGGCGTGCAGGTGGTCGCCGCGCATCATCGCGAGGATCTGTGTCTGCTCGCCGGGCGCGATATCGAGGCGCGCGGCGCGTCGATCGATGTGGTCGATCCGGCTGCGTGACTCGATGACAGGCGTGCCGCATCGATGAGCAGGCTCGCGACGCGACGATCGTCGATGTTGCGAGCGACAAGGCCGCTTGCGTGTCCCGATGACGGGATGCCGCAAGCGGCTTTTTTTCGTCGACGCAGCAACGCGTTCCAGGACGCTCAACGCCCCGCCAGCATCCGTCCGCCAAGCCCCATCAGCAGCACCCCGGCCGTCGTATCGATCGCGGCCTTGCGTCGGACCAGCAGCCCGCGCACCGACGGGTGCGACGCGAGCAGCGCCATCGTGCAGTACCACGCGCCCGAAATCGCGATCGACAATGCGACGACTGTGACATTGAACCACGCCGGCGCATGGGCGGGGACCATCAACGCGAAGATGCTGCCGTAGAACGCGACGGCCTTCGGGTTCGTCATGCTGGCGACAAAGCCTTTCTTCGCCGCGTGCCAGCCCGCGGACACCGTGCGCGCCGACACGGCCAACGGCTTGCGCGCGTTCAGCACCATCTTCAGGCCGAGCCAGATCAGATAGGCGGCGCCTGCCAGCCGCAGCGCGGTGTGCACCCAGCCGACGTGCGTTACCAGCACGCTCAGGCCGGCAATCGCAATCGCGGCCCAGGTGCCCGATGCGGCGGCGAGCCCCAGAGCGGTGATCACGCCGGCACGGCGCTGCGCGACCGCGGTCGATGTCACGATCACGAAGTTCGGGCCCGGGCTGGCAACGCTGAGCAGCAGGACGCCGGCGAGCGGCAGCAGGGAGTGGACGGGAGTCGACATGGCCGTGGGCAGCGAAGCGGAATGGGCTTTCATGTTACCCGAGCGCGACGCCCCGGCGTCTTCCCGGCTGCGGCCGCAATTGTTGACGGTATTGGAAAGGTCCGCTCCAGAAGCAGCAATAGGTGCGGCGAATATGACCGATTATTCTCCCGATCGCGGTACCGGGCGGCGAGCGCAATTGCTGTCGGACTGCTTACAAAATCAATTGCTCAGGGAGGCCTTCCATGACCCGCATCGTCGTTGCCGGTGGTATCGGCGCGGTTTTCGTCGCCGCAGCATCGTCTGCGTTCGCGCAGAGTTCCGTCACGTTGTATGGCCTCGTCGATACGGCGATTCGTTATCAGACCAACGCCGGCCCTGACGGCAAGGATCTGGTCGGCATGACCGTCGGTCCGGAAACGCACAGCCGCTGGGGCTTGCGCGGCAGCGAGGATCTCGGCGGCGGGCTGTCGGCGATCTTCCGTCTCGAGAACGGCTTCGAGCTCGGCGACGGCAAGCTCCACGTCGCGAACACGTTGTTCAGCCGACAAGCGTACGTCGGCCTGTCGAGCAACCGGTACGGGGCGCTGACCTTCGGTAACCAGTACGCGCCGCTGTACGACACGATGGGCGACGTATTCGATCCGATGACCGTCGGCGACTACTGGCAGGACAGCTGGGCGTACAACGGCATCGGCAACTACCTGACGGTGCCGAATTCGGTGAAGTACAAGTTCTCGTACAACGGCTTCGACGTCGATGCGATCTACGGTTTCGGCAATCATGCCGGTGCAATGGGCCTGGACAGCACGTACGGTGTCGAACTCACCTACGCGCGAGGTCCCGCATCGATCAACGCCGGCTTTCAGCAAACGTCGGTGTCGTCGGTGAACGGCAGCGCGGTCAACGGTGCGAAGGTGAATTTCGTGCACGTGAGCGGCGCGTACCAGGTTACGCAGACGGTGCGCGTGCTGGCCGGCTGGCTGCATGGGCAGGACAAGACGGGGACGACCGACTTCAACATGCAGCAAGGCGGCGCACCCGCGTTGCGCGGCGGCAGCCCCAACCGGATCGACGATACGTTCTATGTGGGCGCGAACTGGCAGGCCACCGCGCCGTTGCTGATCACGGTCGCCGGCTACTACGGCCACGCGCGCAACGCGGAGCGGCTCGACGGCACGCTCGGTTCCGGGATCAATTATTCGGCGACCGTGCTCGCCGAGTATGCATTGTCGAAGCACACGGAGATATACGGGACGGCCGACTTCGCACGCGGCAACGGCGCGTTCGCCGCCGATTATCCCGGCGTCACCAACCGGCAGACGGGGAGGGTCGACCAGATCGGCCGGACCAACAACGTCGGCGTCGCGATCGGCCTGCGCCAGATGTTCTGACCGCGGCTCGCGGGGCGTGAAAAAAAACGCGCGGCGAAAGGTGTCGCCGCGCGCCGCCGGGAGATAACGCGTGCGGGGCCGGTTCGGAGCCCGCACGCACCGTCGTCAGAAATCGAACCCGGGCCCGCCCGCACCGGGCCCGCCCGGCGCAGCGGCCGGCGCCGCATCCTTCGGCGCTTCGAATACGGTCGCATCGGTCGTCAGCAGCAGGCCCGCGACCGACGCCGCGTTCTGCAGCGCGGTGCGCGTGACCTTGGTCGGATCGAGCACGCCCGATTCGACGAGGTCGCCGTATTCGCCGGTCTGCGCGTTGTAGCCGAAATTGCCCGTGCCCTCCGCGACTTTCGCGACGACCACGCTCGCTTCCTCGCCCGCATTCGTGACGATCTGGCGCAGCGGTTCCTCGAGTGCGCGCAGCACGATCTTGATGCCTGCGTTCTGGTCGGCGTTGGCGCCGTGGAGCTCGCGGATCGCCTGACGCACGCGAATCAGCGCGACGCCGCCGCCCGGTACGATGCCTTCTTCGACCGCCGCGCGCGTCGCGTGCAGCGCATCGTCGACGCGGTCCTTCTTCTCCTTCACTTCGATCTCGGTCGCGCCGCCGACCTTGATCACCGCGACGCCGCCCGCGAGCTTCGCCACGCGTTCCTGCAGCTTCTCGCGATCGTAGTCGGACGTCGCCTCGTCGATCTGCACGCGAATCTGCTTCACGCGCGCTTCGATGTTCTTCGCGTCGCCGGCGCCGTCGATCACCGTCGTGTTTTCCTTGCCGACTTCGATGCGCTTCGCCTGGCCAAGCTCGGCAAGCGTCGCCTTGTCGAGCGTCAGCCCGGTTTCTTCCGCGATGACCTGGCCGCCGGTCAGGATCGCGATGTCTTCCAGCAGCGCCTTGCGGCGATCGCCGAAGCCTGGCGCCTTCACCGCGACCGTCTTCAGGATCCCGCGGATGTTGTTCACGACCAGCGTC includes the following:
- a CDS encoding alpha/beta fold hydrolase; translation: MPDTVNTRRRLILGSTLASLSLADLGFSALANAQPAPAASTSKGAAGAASLGKIHQIDAGVLNVGYADLGPKNGPVVFLLHGWPYDIYSYADVAPLLTAAGYRVIVPYLRGYGSTTFRSADTVRNGQQAVTAVDIVALMDALKIDSAVFGGYDWGARTADVIAALWPQRVKALVSVSGYLIGSQAANAKPLPPQAELQWWYQFYFATERGAIGYAENRDAFNKLIWQLASPKWQFSDETFARSAASFQNPDHVAVVIHNYRWRLGLAKGEAQYDDIERRLAAGPVITVPTITMEGDANGAPHPQPAAYAKKFTGKYQHRTITGGIGHNLPQEAPQAFADAILQVEHL
- a CDS encoding cytochrome P460 family protein, which encodes MRADTHVLRAGGARRVLIAGVLLAGALAASGPAALAEQPKPAASPIYGVTIPPGYRKWEMVAPAEEAAPLDELRVVLGNPVAIRALEQSTLPFPDGTILVKLAYKRKQSDEFPPATVPGQATTVQVMVKDSRRYASTGGWGFGRFINGVPADIGQHQTCFACHQARVKNHDYVFTRLAP
- a CDS encoding DUF4148 domain-containing protein → MKAARILAVAVLAAIPALSFADTGHGLTRADVRADLVRLEKAGYSPAGSEAHYPDDIAAAESAVAAAEQVARSDQNGPSKSQGDNVAAVAPAARFAAAGPRAAHNVRSTRTDADDLYAHS
- a CDS encoding alpha/beta fold hydrolase gives rise to the protein MVGLTKRVLVSAAVLGGLFGAMTAQAAPKDDLKGTNVVLVHGAFADGSSWNRVIPLLEARGLHVVAVQNPLSSLADDAAATKRAIDAQTGPVVLVGHSWAGVVISDAGNDDKVKSLVYVAAFAPDNGQSIADVTQGLPAPAWAGELRKDAGGFTTLSDNAIAHDFAPDLPPAQQRVVAATQGPWYGGCISEKVTQAAWHVKPSSFVVATQDRMIDPKLQDAMAKRIGATVTRVNGSHVAMLSQPKAVADAIIAAAERAKHDAQ
- a CDS encoding amidase family protein encodes the protein MTQQLWKLSATEIAKRVRQREVSAREVADAALARLDAVNPAINAVVEHRPDDVRRQADEVDRAIARGDDPGPLAGVPVTVKINVDVAAFATTNGTRLQEHLIANADSPSVSNLRKAGAVLLGRSNSPTFALRWFTSNLVHGHTYNPRNRSLTPGGSSGGAAAAVAAGIGALALGTDIGGSVRYPAYACGVHGIRPSLGRVPAFNASSPERAIGAQLMSTTGPIARTIDDLALALRALAAPDLRDPWYVPVPIDGRDVARRAALCVRPGGLQVAPEVEAALRDAARRLVDAGWTVDEIDDTPPMREAALLQEQLWLGDGFDALANAVASDGDPGAAAVIAGVRGKVRDLPADVISRALVQRTTLTRQWRLFLDEYAVLLLPVSSELPFADDLDRQGPEGFARVWEAQLTLRALPAMGLPGLAVTTGSVGDVPVGVQVVAAHHREDLCLLAGRDIEARGASIDVVDPAA
- a CDS encoding LysE family translocator: MSTPVHSLLPLAGVLLLSVASPGPNFVIVTSTAVAQRRAGVITALGLAAASGTWAAIAIAGLSVLVTHVGWVHTALRLAGAAYLIWLGLKMVLNARKPLAVSARTVSAGWHAAKKGFVASMTNPKAVAFYGSIFALMVPAHAPAWFNVTVVALSIAISGAWYCTMALLASHPSVRGLLVRRKAAIDTTAGVLLMGLGGRMLAGR
- a CDS encoding porin, coding for MTRIVVAGGIGAVFVAAASSAFAQSSVTLYGLVDTAIRYQTNAGPDGKDLVGMTVGPETHSRWGLRGSEDLGGGLSAIFRLENGFELGDGKLHVANTLFSRQAYVGLSSNRYGALTFGNQYAPLYDTMGDVFDPMTVGDYWQDSWAYNGIGNYLTVPNSVKYKFSYNGFDVDAIYGFGNHAGAMGLDSTYGVELTYARGPASINAGFQQTSVSSVNGSAVNGAKVNFVHVSGAYQVTQTVRVLAGWLHGQDKTGTTDFNMQQGGAPALRGGSPNRIDDTFYVGANWQATAPLLITVAGYYGHARNAERLDGTLGSGINYSATVLAEYALSKHTEIYGTADFARGNGAFAADYPGVTNRQTGRVDQIGRTNNVGVAIGLRQMF
- the groL gene encoding chaperonin GroEL (60 kDa chaperone family; promotes refolding of misfolded polypeptides especially under stressful conditions; forms two stacked rings of heptamers to form a barrel-shaped 14mer; ends can be capped by GroES; misfolded proteins enter the barrel where they are refolded when GroES binds), encoding MAAKEIIFSDVARAKLTEGVNILANAVKVTLGPKGRNVVLERSFGAPVVTKDGVSVAKEIELADKLQNIGAQLVKEVASRTSDAAGDGTTTATVLAQAIVREGQKYVAAGLNPLDLKRGIDKAVAAAVDELKKISKPTTTSKEIAQVATISANGEESIGQRIAEAIDRVGKEGVITVEDGKSLADELDVVEGLQFDRGYLSPYFINNPDKQIAEIENPYILLHDKKISNIRDLLPVLEQVAKSGRPLLIIAEDVEGEALATLVVNNIRGILKTVAVKAPGFGDRRKALLEDIAILTGGQVIAEETGLTLDKATLAELGQAKRIEVGKENTTVIDGAGDAKNIEARVKQIRVQIDEATSDYDREKLQERVAKLAGGVAVIKVGGATEIEVKEKKDRVDDALHATRAAVEEGIVPGGGVALIRVRQAIRELHGANADQNAGIKIVLRALEEPLRQIVTNAGEEASVVVAKVAEGTGNFGYNAQTGEYGDLVESGVLDPTKVTRTALQNAASVAGLLLTTDATVFEAPKDAAPAAAPGGPGAGGPGFDF